A part of Gambusia affinis linkage group LG19, SWU_Gaff_1.0, whole genome shotgun sequence genomic DNA contains:
- the btbd17b gene encoding BTB/POZ domain-containing protein 17 translates to MERSHEHKIPCWVYVLFFLHFHSVTVSGAPLKQEPALDNGATVLNHSMHLVHRMENLLTLGNSSDVSLRVQTMNTDEVKVIQAHSLVLTLQSDVFEELLLSRNNSALVLIETSECAAVFDKFVRYLYCGDISLRLDQAISLHRLASKYRVWGLQQGLTQYMTQHLSSDSPTGHVVSWYNYALQIGDTTLRDSCLQYLSWNLSSVLQSGEWGSISEDLLLSLLQRSDLILQSELELYEALEAWINQNQPVSSTIETALRAVRYGMIPPQHLFRLQKHSPLMVKYYEAVRDLLYLAFQFHSASPIQLAKHFDVNCSIFTPRNYLSSSWGSPWIINNPTRDDRSFSFQTQLGPSGHDSSKRVTWNALFSPRWLPLSARSTYTELGAMQPTRTEGGRPRIIVTPATSSPDFAGVSFQKTVIVMAKQQGKVIVRHVYNFHQSTEEAGDFLVDADLQRRASEYLIDSSLYLHVVIKPLYHSLLVARK, encoded by the exons ATGGAGCGCTCACATGAACACAAGATTCCTTGCTGGGTTTATGTGCTCTTCTTTTTACACTTCCATTCAGTCACAGTCAGCGGAG CTCCCCTGAAGCAAGAGCCAGCATTGGACAACGGTGCCACAGTGCTGAATCACTCCATGCATTTGGTGCATCGCATGGAGAACTTGCTGACCTTGGGAAACAGTAGTGATGTTAGCCTGCGGGTGCAAACCATGAACACTGATGAGGTGAAGGTGATCCAAGCCCACAGTCTGGTCCTTACCCTGCAGAGTGACGTGTTTGAGGAGCTGTTGCTCAGCCGGAACAACAGTGCTCTGGTGTTAATTGAAACATCAGAGTGTGCAGCTGTCTTTGACAAGTTTGTCAG atatttgtacTGCGGTGACATCTCACTCCGGCTCGATCAAGCCATATCCCTGCACAGGTTGGCAAGCAAGTATCGTGTGTGGGGCTTGCAGCAAGGCCTGACCCAATATATGACTCAACACCTTTCCAGTGATTCGCCCACAGGCCACGTGGTTAGCTGGTACAACTATGCACTACAAATTGGGGACACAACCCTTCGGGACAGCTGTCTGCAGTACCTGTCCTGGAATCTTTCCTCTGTGCTGCAGAGTGGAGAATGGGGCTCCATTAGTGAAGACCTGCTCCTGTCCTTGCTCCAGCGCTCCGACCTCATTCTGCAGAGTGAACTGGAGCTCTACGAGGCGCTGGAGGCCTGGATCAACCAGAACCAGCCAGTTAGCTCGACAATAGAAACCGCCCTGAGAGCTGTTCGGTACGGCATGATCCCTCCTCAACATCTCTTCCGTCTTCAGAAGCATTCACCACTCATGGTGAAGTATTATGAAGCTGTCCGTGATCTCCTCTATCTCGCTTTCCAGTTTCACTCTGCATCACCGATTCAACTAGCCAAACACTTTGATGTCAACTGCAGTATCTTCACTCCCCGTAACTACTTGTCCTCATCTTGGGGCTCTCCTTGGATCATCAACAATCCCACCCGTGATGACCGTAGTTTCAGCTTCCAGACCCAACTTGGGCCCAGCGGCCATGACTCCAGCAAGAGAGTGACGTGGAATGCCCTGTTCTCCCCTCGCTGGCTCCCACTCAGTGCCAGATCTACCTACACTGAGCTGGGCGCCATGCAGCCCACTCGCACAGAGGGAGGTCGACCTCGCATCATTGTAACGCCGGCCACCTCCAGCCCCGACTTTGCTGGAGTGAGTTTCCAGAAAACGGTCATTGTGATGGCAAAGCAACAAGGAAAGGTGATTGTCCGCCATGTGTACAACTTCCACCAAAGTACAGAAGAGGCTGGGGATTTCTTGGTGGATGCTGACCTTCAACGCCGTGCGTCAGAGTACCTAATTGACAGCTCCCTCTATCTCCACGTTGTGATCAAACCTCTCTACCATAGCTTGCTTGTTgccaggaaataa
- the LOC122821867 gene encoding retinal cone rhodopsin-sensitive cGMP 3',5'-cyclic phosphodiesterase subunit gamma-like — MNMDIAKPEAKTGGKAPLRATAPGSPRKGPPKFKQRNTRQFKSKPPKRGVIGFGEEIPGMEGLGTDITVICPWEAYSHLELHELAQYGII, encoded by the exons ATGAATATGGACATAGCCAAACCTGAAGCAAAGACTGGTGGCAAAGCCCCTCTGAGAGCAACGGCTCCTGGTTCGCCACGAAAGGGCCCACCCAAGTTCAAGCAGAGAAACACTCGTCAATTCAAGAGCAAGCCCCCAAAGAGGGGAGTGATTGG CTTTGGAGAGGAGATTCCAGGAATGGAGGGACTTGGCACTG ATATCACAGTGATCTGCCCCTGGGAAGCGTACAGCCATTTAGAGCTACATGAACTCGCTCAGTATGGCATCATTTGA
- the LOC122821746 gene encoding G-protein coupled receptor family C group 5 member C-like isoform X1, translated as MASTSAPRGCGSNISSIYYNLCDLTTLWGVVVEAVSAAGVMTSFILFVILMASLPFVTDKKRKGMVALQASILVFTLGLFGLTFAFIVDRYSTSCSARRFLFGVLFSGCLACLVMHALWLSLLKRSGQGPRSWLLWLGALSLWLVEVIINTEWLVLTMVWSPPGEIVVPDLSCSIANKDFVLSLIYVIVLMVGVVLMAFPSLSHKHKEWRRDGAFILATGLFTVAIWVAWIAMYIYGNRAAGNPSWDDPTLAVTVALNAWVFLAFYIIPEICFLTTQEDPDLEEPHDGEHVYPARSLTYDTTMKKPEPAPQNLYIENKAFSMDETPEAEPANSVSPYGIYNGQLRSAVYQPTELALITKGLTMMNQGGMIPRARAPSLNPGSGASSLSHSQESLASQ; from the exons atggcttcaaCCAGTGCTCCAAGAGGATGCGGTTCTAACATCAGCTCCATATATTACAACCTGTGTGATCTCACCACACTGTGGGGTGTCGTGGTCGAGGCTGTGTCTGCTGCTGGTGTGATGACCTCCTTTATTCTGTTTGTCATTCTCATGGCATCATTACCATTTGTCACGGACAAGAAGAGAAAGGGTATGGTTGCTCTACAGGCCAGCATTTTAGTCTTCACATTAGGACTCTTTGGGCTCACCTTCGCCTTTATTGTGGACCGGTACTCTACAAGCTGTTCTGCTCGGAGGTTCTTGTTTGGAGTGCTGTTCTCAGGGTGCCTAGCCTGCTTGGTGATGCATGCGCTTTGGCTTTCCCTGCTGAAACGAAGTGGTCAAGGACCGAGGAGTTGGCTGTTATGGCTGGGAGCTCTGAGTCTCTGGCTTGTTGAGGTCATCATCAACACCGAATGGCTTGTCCTCACCATGGTCTGGAGCCCACCTGGAGAAATAGTGGTCCCTGACCTCTCCTGTAGCATTGCCAACAAGGACTTTGTACTGTCCCTCATTTATGTAATTGTTCTGATGGTTGGTGTCGTTCTTATGGCTTTTCCCTCATTATCACACAAGCACAAGGAGTGGCGCCGAGATGGTGCTTTCATTCTGGCCACAGGACTCTTTACCGTAGCTATCTGGGTAGCCTGGATCGCCATGTACATCTACGGAAACAGAGCGGCTGGTAATCCCAGCTGGGATGATCCTACCCTGGCTGTAACTGTGGCATTAAATGCCTGGGTCTTCCTTGCCTTCTACATAATTCCAGAAATCTGCTTTCTGACGACACAAGAAGACCCAGACCTCGAGGAGCCCCATGATGGAGAGCATGTTTATCCAGCCAGGAGCCTCACATACGACACCACAATGAAGAAGCCAGAGCCAGCGCCCCAGAACCTGTACATAGAGAATAAAGCTTTCAGTATGGATGAAACACCAGAAG CAGAACCGGCAAACTCTGTGTCTCCATATGGCATCTACAATGGTCAGCTTCGAAGCGCTGTGTACCAGCCAACAGAACTAGCACTTATCACCAAAGGTCTCACAATG ATGAACCAAGGCGGGATGATACCTCGGGCCAGAGCCCCATCTTTGAATCCGGGGAGTGGCGCCAGCTCCTTGTCTCATTCACAGGAGTCTTTAGCTTCCCAGTGA
- the LOC122821809 gene encoding tetraspanin-10 produces the protein MRQYLPVKKFEWPWSRRDNGQNEFSPLIPKSGAAKVEDEELGHVDNEYQTGTPSNQDHNSPTRIQPHYSYSLMDYFLKYFLFLCNLVFTVLGLVVLGLGIWGLSSKESFAQEKIGTIGTDPMLILLTLGFLLTLLCLTGCVGALRENCCLLKMFSVIVLVLITIQVLFAIVAYTVQDQIEGYLRSGMLAAMVGYQDDLDLRFITDEIQLGLQCCGADTYRDWEVNLYYNCSAPGVLACGVPATCCVDPLENGTVWNSQCGVGAQLMDEFTAQSVIFLGGCLGGISRWIKQHEGLIGTVGVVVVGVQILAVFITTRLLENIHRHKAHA, from the exons ATGCGACAATATTTACCCGTAAAGAAGTTTGAGTGGCCTTGGTCTAGGAGAGACAATGGGCAGAATGAGTTCAGCCCACTTATTCCAAAG TCAGGTGCTGCAAAAGTGGAGGATGAGGAGCTTGGCCATGTTGACAATGAATATCAAACAGGGACGCCCAGCAATCAGGATCACAACAGTCCTACAAGAATCCAACCTCATTACAGTTATTCTTTGAtggattattttctaaaatacttcctgttcctgtgcAACCTGGTCTTCACAGTTTTGGGTCTGGTGGTTCTTGGTTTGGGGATCTGGGGTCTCTCCAGCAAAGAATCGTTTGCCCAGGAGAAGATTGGAACTATCGGCACAGATCCGATGCTGATACTTTTGACGTTGGGCTTTCTGCTCACTCTGCTCTGTCTGACAGGGTGTGTTGGTGCTTTAAGAGAGAACTGCTGCTTGCTGAAGATGTTCTCTGTTATAGTGCTGGTGCTCATCACAATCCAGGTGCTGTTTGCAATCGTGGCCTACACTGTGCAGGATCAGATTGAAGGATATCTGCGGTCAGGGATGCTAGCTGCCATGGTGGGCTATCAAGATGATCTGGACCTGAGGTTCATCACAGATGAGATCCAATTGGGTCTGCAGTGCTGCGGGGCCGACACCTACCGGGACTGGGAGGTGAACCT atattacAACTGCTCAGCTCCGGGCGTTTTGGCGTGTGGAGTCCCTGCAACGTGCTGCGTGGACCCTTTGGAGAACGGGACGGTGTGGAACTCACAGTGTGGCGTGGGAGCACAGCTCATGGACGAGTTTACCGCTCAGAGCGTGATCTTTCTTGGGGGTTGTCTGGGTGGAATCTCTCGATGGATCAAGCAGCATGAGGGCCTGATCGGGACAGTcggagttgttgttgttggggttCAGATTCTTGCTGTGTTCATCACAACAAGACTGTTGGAAAACATTCACAGGCATAAAGCTCATGCATGA
- the ccdc137 gene encoding coiled-coil domain-containing protein 137 codes for MGKNKTSKTKESARQADKTAHNPSKKKIKGDGKPKKTAQEDHLQHIPFRLREIMKSKDKMKNESLGSKKLKKALSLQSKPNDALDGDIPVPRFRKGKTESVGAYVRRMENETQHVLFLTNNQVERKPELDSDKQDKAAGTGKSEKKKEYAKMRLSKLQQKKLDKQEDKLEKELFVDNVPFGEVSLAPPCLSTKPKKAPIKTQASKELLLNSLLGHRMASTAKPSMARQRMMEEERQRAVEAYRLLKKQKQQEQQTRNANLGKLLNLE; via the exons ATGGGGaagaataaaacaagtaaaaccaAGGAGTCAGCAAGACAAGCTGACAAAACCGCACACAATCCGAG caaaaagaaaattaaaggaGATGGCAAACCTAAGAAAACCGCACAGGAAGACCACCTCCAACACATTCCCTTCAGGCTCCGAGAGATAATGAAAAGCaaggataaaatgaaaaacgaaTCTTTGGGGagcaaaaagctaaaaaagg CCCTCTCGTTGCAGTCTAAACCAAACGATGCCCTGGATGGAGACATACCTGTTCCTCGATTCAGGAAGGGGAAGACAGAAAGTGTCGGTGCCTATGTTAGGCGCATGGAAAATGAGACACAGCATGTGCTATTCCTCACAAATAACCAAGTTGAGAGAAAACCTGAGCTTGATTCAGACAAACAGGACAAGGCTGCAGGCACGGGCAAgtcagaaaagaagaagga GTATGCGAAAATGAGACTgagcaaactgcagcagaagaagTTGGATAAACAGGAGGACAAACTAGAGAAAGAGTTGTTTGTAG ataatGTTCCATTTGGTGAAGTTTCCCTGGCTCCACCGTGTCTGAGCACCAAACCAAAGAAAGCCCCAATAAAAACTCAG gcatcaAAGGAGTTGCTCCTCAACTCTCTGCTCGGCCACAGAATGGCTTCCACAGCGAAGCCCTCCATGGCTAGACAGAggatgatggaggaggagaggcagcGAGCAGTGGAGGCCTATCGTCTgctgaagaaacagaaacaacaggagCAACAGACCAGAAATGCCAACCTGGGAAAACTCTTGAACCTTGAGTGA
- the LOC122821746 gene encoding G-protein coupled receptor family C group 5 member C-like isoform X2 gives MASTSAPRGCGSNISSIYYNLCDLTTLWGVVVEAVSAAGVMTSFILFVILMASLPFVTDKKRKGMVALQASILVFTLGLFGLTFAFIVDRYSTSCSARRFLFGVLFSGCLACLVMHALWLSLLKRSGQGPRSWLLWLGALSLWLVEVIINTEWLVLTMVWSPPGEIVVPDLSCSIANKDFVLSLIYVIVLMVGVVLMAFPSLSHKHKEWRRDGAFILATGLFTVAIWVAWIAMYIYGNRAAGNPSWDDPTLAVTVALNAWVFLAFYIIPEICFLTTQEDPDLEEPHDGEHVYPARSLTYDTTMKKPEPAPQNLYIENKAFSMDETPEEPANSVSPYGIYNGQLRSAVYQPTELALITKGLTMMNQGGMIPRARAPSLNPGSGASSLSHSQESLASQ, from the exons atggcttcaaCCAGTGCTCCAAGAGGATGCGGTTCTAACATCAGCTCCATATATTACAACCTGTGTGATCTCACCACACTGTGGGGTGTCGTGGTCGAGGCTGTGTCTGCTGCTGGTGTGATGACCTCCTTTATTCTGTTTGTCATTCTCATGGCATCATTACCATTTGTCACGGACAAGAAGAGAAAGGGTATGGTTGCTCTACAGGCCAGCATTTTAGTCTTCACATTAGGACTCTTTGGGCTCACCTTCGCCTTTATTGTGGACCGGTACTCTACAAGCTGTTCTGCTCGGAGGTTCTTGTTTGGAGTGCTGTTCTCAGGGTGCCTAGCCTGCTTGGTGATGCATGCGCTTTGGCTTTCCCTGCTGAAACGAAGTGGTCAAGGACCGAGGAGTTGGCTGTTATGGCTGGGAGCTCTGAGTCTCTGGCTTGTTGAGGTCATCATCAACACCGAATGGCTTGTCCTCACCATGGTCTGGAGCCCACCTGGAGAAATAGTGGTCCCTGACCTCTCCTGTAGCATTGCCAACAAGGACTTTGTACTGTCCCTCATTTATGTAATTGTTCTGATGGTTGGTGTCGTTCTTATGGCTTTTCCCTCATTATCACACAAGCACAAGGAGTGGCGCCGAGATGGTGCTTTCATTCTGGCCACAGGACTCTTTACCGTAGCTATCTGGGTAGCCTGGATCGCCATGTACATCTACGGAAACAGAGCGGCTGGTAATCCCAGCTGGGATGATCCTACCCTGGCTGTAACTGTGGCATTAAATGCCTGGGTCTTCCTTGCCTTCTACATAATTCCAGAAATCTGCTTTCTGACGACACAAGAAGACCCAGACCTCGAGGAGCCCCATGATGGAGAGCATGTTTATCCAGCCAGGAGCCTCACATACGACACCACAATGAAGAAGCCAGAGCCAGCGCCCCAGAACCTGTACATAGAGAATAAAGCTTTCAGTATGGATGAAACACCAGAAG AACCGGCAAACTCTGTGTCTCCATATGGCATCTACAATGGTCAGCTTCGAAGCGCTGTGTACCAGCCAACAGAACTAGCACTTATCACCAAAGGTCTCACAATG ATGAACCAAGGCGGGATGATACCTCGGGCCAGAGCCCCATCTTTGAATCCGGGGAGTGGCGCCAGCTCCTTGTCTCATTCACAGGAGTCTTTAGCTTCCCAGTGA
- the si:dkey-282h22.5 gene encoding uncharacterized protein si:dkey-282h22.5, with protein MQLKVLVLFCMLSTSATQKRKHKTSPWDPKEHTSRQTCSNLTQVLDNWKFAIITQVKELLIHDHASVLPEYTRIQPLSEALGDLYQQFNSLKDELGKLTSKFDGVEAFVDDIKEGRFTVPHWSVSRIPPSFGLRSPLGAQRRALDRRLINQPTLLRARRRGTQRQ; from the exons ATGCAGttgaaggttctggttctgttctgcatgCTGTCAACATCTGCAACTCAGAAACGGAAACATAAAACCTCCCCTTGGGATCCAAAAG AACACACCAGCAGACAGACTTGCTCCAACCTGACTCAAGTACTGGACAACTGGAAATTTGCTATAATAACCCAAGTGAAAGAGCTGCTGATCCATGACCATGCCTCTGTTCTCCCTGAATACACCAG GATCCAGCCTCTCTCCGAGGCTCTGGGAGACCTCTACCAGCAGTTTAACTCGCTAAAAGACGAGCTGGGGAAGCTCACCTCAAAGTTTGATGGAGTGGAGGCTTTTGTGGATGATATTAAAGAAGGTAGATTCACCGTACCTCATTGGTCAGTGTCCAGGATTCCTCCCAGCTTTGGTCTGAGGTCTCCACTTGGAGCGCAGCGGAGAGCTCTAGACAGGAGGCTCATCAATCAGCCAACACTGCTCAGAGCAAGGAGGAGAGGCACTCAGAGACAGTAA